Proteins encoded in a region of the Mercenaria mercenaria strain notata chromosome 1, MADL_Memer_1, whole genome shotgun sequence genome:
- the LOC123545735 gene encoding zinc finger protein Gfi-1-like — translation MPKSFLIKTKSEGQDIAMEKYSAFQLVKPSTYDAILPVPSCVLGMVGKNVIHSAFYKRYPFPSTENQSASLCTDTELRSPAVSNAYDISPYSDNRRMDVCASPESSTSSSHKHSSGSPNSDKASSGGDVCSSPPSPTTSRVKGATLSPQSGAGSSCEKNFVCPKMENSSAESEFTAFRPWATRENSSPQNKKAGSYEENVAQYSSLFCPNFLSQPLRPDTRYLLNNFLLSQSYFLAANYQYRNLYQDLNAWKTLGLNRDNSPYKVQDGVLDLSMGNYSCANCDKMFTTAHGLEVHVRRTHTGSRPFTCDICNKTFGHEVSLDQHRIVHTHERVFSCKQCGKTFKRSSTLATHLLIHSDTRPFPCMYCGKRFHQKSDMKKHTYIHTGEKPHKCMQCGKCFSQSSNLITHSRKHTGFKPFPCERCGRAFQRKVDLRRHVETQHVIVMDSRVIRQSSV, via the exons ATGCCAAAATCATTTCTGATTAAAACGAAATCAGAAGGACAAGACATAGCAATGGAAAAATATAGTGCTTTTCAACTTGTGAAACCGTCTACATATG ATGCAATTCTGCCAGTTCCAAGTTGTGTTTTGGGTATGGTAGGAAAGAATGTAATTCATTCGGCGTTTTATAAAAGATACCCATTTCCGTCGACAGAAAACCAGTCCGCGTCCTTATGTACCGACACTGAACTTCGCAGCCCCGCAGTGAGTAATGCCTACGACATTAGTCCATATTCTGATAATAGGCGCATGGATGTGTGCGCGAGTCCAGAGTCAAGCACGAGTTCGAGTCACAAACACTCATCTGGCAGTCCAAATTCAGACAAAGCGTCAAGTGGCGGAGATGTGTGTTCAAGTCCGCCATCACCAACAACATCTAGAGTTAAAGGCGCCACTCTGAGCCCGCAGTCAGGAGCAGGTTCAAGTTGTGAAAAGAACTTTGTTTGCCCAAAGATGGAAAACAGCTCAGCAGAAAGCGAGTTTACAGCATTCAGACCCTGGGCAACAAGAGAGAACAGTTCTCCGCAAAACAAAA AAGCTGGAAGTTACGAAGAGAACGTTGCACAGTACTCAAGCTTATTCTGTCCCAATTTTCTTTCACAGCCGCTTCGGCCAGACACTCGCTATCTACTCAACAATTTTCTCTTGTCTCAGAGTTACTTTCTAGCTGCCAATTACCAGTACAGAAACCTCTATCAGGACTTAAATGCATGGAAAACACTAGGCTTGAACAGGGACAATAGTCCGTACAAAGTACAAGATGGCGTTCTTGATCTGTCAATGGGAAATTACTCTTGCGCAAACTGTGATAAAATGTTTACCACTGCACATGGTCTTGAAGTTCACGTGCGACGCACACATACTGGATCCCGGCCGTTCACTTGCGATATTTGCAACAAGACGTTCGGACACGAAGTAAGCCTGGATCAACACAGGATCGTACATACGCATGAACGTGTGTTTTCGTGCAAACAGTGTGGCAAGACCTTCAAGCGGTCGTCCACACTGGCAACTCATCTTCTTATACACAGTGATACACGACCATTTCCATGTATGTACTGCGGAAAAAGATTCCACCAAAAGTCAGATATGAAGAAACATACATATATCCATACAG gtGAGAAGCCCCATAAATGCATGCAGTGTGGGAAATGTTTCAGCCAGTCGTCAAACCTTATAACTCACAGCAGAAAACACACTGGATTTAAACCTTTCCCATGTGAGAGATGTGGTCGAGCTTTCCAAAGAAAAGTTGACCTTAGACGCCATGTAGAAACGCAGCACGTGATCGTTATGGACAGTCGAGTGATTCGCCAGAGTTCAGTATGA